One window of the Lachancea thermotolerans CBS 6340 chromosome A complete sequence genome contains the following:
- the SAP1 gene encoding putative AAA family ATPase SAP1 (similar to uniprot|P39955 Saccharomyces cerevisiae YER047C SAP1 Putative ATPase of the AAA family interacts with the Sin1p transcriptional repressor in the two-hybrid system) has translation MDASKEGGLLTRFARMRKKPQQPLTDLTELYSQIANESIYYLKLEEKHEYKKAVLGWKALNTHVLYELTQIEYHYPNTGAYTRDEISIQNGVRELYHRSLSHLERVSKLCQEDEKSHEHYKPHSSSLPGRPRPPTANSRSMLKTLREPGRLKYNRNHPSSAPNITSPTSRSNSNVNFTTSKPLGHDNVFQGFDEDHNLIEFSDDEPAAKLEEDAKSDTKSDITFDFDVHDYFDDYLDMDQEELKRLETLNNLEGVQKSVGNMSIESSALDPKIKEKPSVTKSAQTSATVPKEKVMHKTTKKIVPKAAPKAASRPGVSTQTTRSRVPAAKPKTRPTVKAAQSTPVLRSRVASPPPKSSALINKRVVRKNTPAAAKTSESLPSRTPGKPPPSKKGGTVAAKNASNGTKKQPAKTATPTSSINSNSSASRKRLLKSPTPPPVAPTESAPKESEVSPDDEKILKEALEDELIDQMRGIDKTAAKQIFSEIVVHGDEVHWDDIAGLESAKSSLKEAVVYPFLRPDLFRGLREPVRGMLLFGPPGTGKTMLARAVATESNSTFFSISASSLTSKYLGESEKLVRALFAIAKKLSPSIVFVDEIDSIMGSRNNDGENESSRRIKNEFLIQWSSLSNAAAGNKEGSEDEEDERVLVLAATNLPWSIDEAARRRFVRRQYIPLPEPETRKKQMNKLLAHQTHTLTEEDFEELLALTDGYSGSDITSLAKDAAMGPLRELGDQLLFTPRDQIRPITLQDVKNSLEYIKPSVSKEGLTEYEDWAKKFGSSGA, from the coding sequence ATGGATGCAAGCAAGGAAGGAGGCCTTCTAACAAGGTTTGCCAGGATGCGTAAGAAGCCGCAGCAACCTCTAACAGATTTAACAGAACTCTACAGTCAAATAGCCAACGAGTCAATCTATTACCTGAAGCTGGAGGAAAAGCATGAATACAAGAAGGCAGTTCTAGGCTGGAAAGCGCTAAATACCCATGTTCTCTACGAGCTAACTCAGATAGAGTATCACTACCCAAACACAGGCGCATATACAAGAGATGAAATCAGCATACAAAACGGGGTACGGGAACTGTACCATCGAAGTCTCAGCCACCTCGAAAGGGTTTCGAAGCTTTGCCAAGAAGACGAGAAAAGCCATGAGCATTATAAGCCACATAGCTCCTCGTTACCAGGACGTCCCCGTCCTCCAACAGCCAACTCTAGGTCGATGCTGAAGACCCTGAGAGAGCCCGGCCGACTGAAGTACAACAGAAACCATCCATCCTCAGCACCAAACATTACCTCACCAACTAGCAGAAGCAATAGCAATGTCAACTTTACGACATCAAAACCGTTGGGGCACGACAATGTGTTTCAAGGATTTGACGAAGATCACAATTTGATAGAATTCTCTGACGACGAGCCTGCTGCCAAGCTGGAGGAAGACGCCAAAAGCGACACCAAAAGTGATATTActtttgactttgatgTCCACGACTACTTCGATGACTACCTCGACATGgaccaagaagagctcaagaggCTCGAGACGCTCAATAATCTGGAAGGAGTTCAAAAGAGCGTCGGTAACATGAGTATAGAGTCCAGTGCCTTGGAtcccaaaatcaaagagaAGCCATCAGTTACAAAGTCTGCTCAGACATCAGCGACCGTTCCCAAAGAGAAAGTTATGCATaaaacaacaaagaaaattGTACCGAAAGCTGCACCAAAGGCTGCCTCAAGACCAGGTGTTTCTACGcaaacaacaagaagtcgTGTCCCTGCCGCTAAACCCAAGACTCGCCCGACGGTCAAGGCGGCCCAATCAACGCCTGTACTGCGCAGCAGAGTTGCCTCTCCTCCTCCCAAATCATCTGCTCTCATAAACAAAAGAGTGGTTAGGAAGAACACACCCGCGGCGGCCAAAACTTCCGAGTCCCTGCCTTCGAGAACCCCAGGGAAACCGCCACCGTCAAAGAAGGGCGGCACAGTAGCTGCCAAGAATGCATCAAATGGCACGAAGAAACAGCCCGCAAAAACAGCAACACCGACTAGTTCCATTAATTCGAACAGTAGCGCTTCGCGCAAGCGGTTACTAAAGTCACCGACACCCCCTCCTGTTGCTCCTACAGAGTCTGCCCCCAAAGAGTCCGAAGTTTCGCCCGATGATgagaaaattttgaaggagGCACTGGAAGATGAGTTAATCGATCAGATGAGGGGGATTGACAAAACAGCTGCGAAGCAAATCTTTTCAGAAATTGTTGTGCATGGGGACGAAGTGCATTGGGATGACATCGCTGGCCTTGAAAGCGCCAAAAGTTCGCTGAAGGAGGCTGTCGTGTACCCGTTCTTGAGGCCGGACTTGTTCCGTGGCTTGCGTGAGCCCGTAAGAGGTATGCTGTTGTTTGGGCCACCCGGGACAGGCAAAACAATGCTTGCGAGAGCGGTAGCTACCGAATCCAATTCAACATTTTTTTCCATCAGTGCGTCTAGTTTGACGTCGAAATACCTGGGAGAAAGCGAAAAGCTAGTTCGCGCGCTGTTTGCTATTGCTAAAAAGCTGTCGCCCTCTATAGTGTTCGTTGACGAGATTGACTCGATCATGGGGAGCAGGAACAACGATGGCGAAAACGAGTCAAGTCGCAGAATCAAAAacgagtttttgatccAATGGTCTTCGCTCTCGAACGCGGCCGCCGGCAACAAAGAGGGATCtgaggatgaggaagacgagCGCGTTTTAGTGCTGGCCGCCACTAACCTCCCTTGGAGTATAGATGAGGCCGCGAGGAGAAGATTTGTGCGAAGACAGTACATTCCCTTGCCTGAGCCGGAGACCAGGAAAAAGCAGATGAATAAATTGCTGGCGCACCAGACCCACACCCTGACCGAGGAAGACttcgaagaacttttgGCGCTAACAGACGGGTACTCGGGAAGTGATATCACATCGCTGGCCAAGGATGCCGCAATGGGTCCGCTCCGGGAACTGGGAGATCAGCTGCTCTTTACTCCACGTGATCAAATCAGGCCTATCACACTACAGGACGTCAAAAACAGTTTAGAGTACATCAAACCCTCAGTATCCAAAGAGGGCCTTACGGAGTATGAGGATTGGGCCAAGAAATTTGGCTCTTCAGGTGCATGA
- the TED1 gene encoding Ted1p (similar to uniprot|P40533 Saccharomyces cerevisiae YIL039W Hypothetical ORF) produces the protein MIRPLLKKFTGFTLVLAIVSNIYIFTYPSLFPERCSWRCASQPSVVGATDSMHVGEKVLYYSKRYVNDLMRQWKKSHEETQSSPADVHLMAFGDPQIKGIWRNTPYVTRLDIFGNDFYLGHIFSTMRNRLNPTHVAVMGDLFSSQWIGDSEFFNRTMRYTKRIFKRDTTSLENIRNDSHDENGLYKNYWVQFADEFKRRLTEEPKTLGFGYENVHTWDPEHEDYLFINLTGNHDIGYSGDATFQHMSRFHQLFGKDNYWIEYDRDTDHPWRIVVLDSMLLEGPPLQQEFVNATWEFLLQLFEQRFEGSTVLLTHVPFYKKEGLCTDGELFRYYPDDYPREPYKQNLLRSQNHLSEDVTKRVLNLIFDNGKPGIILTGHDHEGCETVYNKDSKTGDWNAAKTMQSPDFHVREVTVRSMMGEFNGNTGLVTGHFNHETKTWEWSFSLCPFSIQHVWWFTKVVTILSGFLLSALLVT, from the coding sequence ATGATAAGGCCactgctcaaaaagttcacAGGCTTCACACTTGTGCTAGCAATTGTCAGCAACATTTACATCTTCACATATCCGTCTCTTTTCCCCGAAAGATGCTCTTGGAGATGCGCTTCTCAACCAAGCGTAGTCGGAGCTACTGACTCCATGCATGTTGGCGAGAAGGTCTTGTACTACAGCAAGAGATACGTCAATGACTTAATGAGGCAGTGGAAGAAATCGCATGAGGAAACACAGAGCAGTCCCGCAGACGTTCACTTGATGGCCTTCGGGGACCCTCAAATTAAAGGCATTTGGAGAAACACACCATATGTGACACGCCTCGATATATTCGGCAATGACTTCTACCTCGGACATATATTCTCCACAATGAGAAATCGTCTAAATCCCACTCATGTTGCGGTGATGGGAGACTTGTTCTCGTCGCAATGGATAGGGGACTCCGAATTCTTCAACAGAACAATGAGATACACAAAACGCATCTTCAAACGCGACACGAccagcttggaaaacataCGCAACGATAGCCACGACGAAAATGGCCTGTACAAGAATTACTGGGTGCAGTTCGCGGACGAGTTCAAGCGCCGCCTAACAGAGGAGCCTAAGACACTAGGCTTCGGGTACGAAAACGTCCACACTTGGGATCCCGAACATGAAGACTACCTATTTATAAATCTTACGGGCAACCACGATATTGGGTACTCAGGTGATGCAACTTTTCAGCACATGTCCCGCTTTCACCAGTTGTTCGGCAAAGACAACTACTGGATTGAGTACGACCGCGACACTGACCACCCATGGAGGATAGTGGTTCTAGACTCGATGCTTCTCGAGGGCCCACCTCTGCAACAAGAATTTGTCAACGCTACATGGGAGTTCCTCCTGCAGTTATTTGAGCAGAGGTTCGAAGGCAGCACCGTCCTACTGACACATGTGCCCTTTTACAAGAAAGAAGGGCTATGCACGGACGGAGAGCTTTTCCGCTATTACCCAGACGATTACCCCCGCGAGCCCTACAAGCAGAACTTGCTGAGGTCGCAAAACCACCTCAGTGAGGATGTCACGAAGAGAGTTCTAAATTTGATTTTTGACAACGGCAAGCCAGGTATTATCCTTACTGGGCACGATCATGAGGGCTGTGAGACTGTTTACAACAAGGACAGCAAGACAGGTGATTGGAATGCTGCAAAGACCATGCAGTCCCCGGACTTCCATGTTCGTGAAGTTACTGTTCGCTCAATGATGGGCGAGTTCAATGGGAACACAGGCTTGGTAACGGGCCATTTTAACCATGAAACGAAAACGTGGGAGTGGTCGTTTAGTCTCTGCCCATTTTCAATCCAACACGTTTGGTGGTTTACCAAGGTGGTAACGATTTTAAGCGGGTTTTTGCTGTCGGCGTTACTGGTAACTTAA
- the CAJ1 gene encoding Caj1p (similar to uniprot|P39101 YER048C Saccharomyces cerevisiae CAJ1 Nuclear type II J heat shock protein of the E. coli dnaJ family), whose product MVKDTEYYDLLGIQPDASATEIKKAYRKKAMLTHPDKHPDDPEAQAKFQAIGQAYQVLSDPELRSRYDEFGKEDAVPQQGFEDAAEFFSTIFGGDAFQDWIGDFAFLKNLTKGAEIMGEDGEEAGTAAENSEDPSKDVVQHDGKTAKPKSSDNKLTKEQRAKLVEMENERRAEKKKQVEDLVRKLETRIEQYVAAVQNKHLDEFDAKLNQEIEDLKLESFGLELLQLIAKVYKTKANNFLASQKTYGFSKLFTGVRDKTKTAKSAWGILSSAMDAQSAMKELEKLDVETMDEYERAEVEKLITGKVLGTAWVMSKFEAQGKLKDVCDKILGDKNVPSKQRVVKAKALLYMANKFASAQRSPDEAEDARVFEELIFDAQGKKKKADHKRKDSTVKA is encoded by the coding sequence ATGGTGAAAGACACGGAGTACTACGACCTGCTCGGTATCCAGCCCGATGCCTCTGCTACtgaaatcaagaaggcATACCGGAAGAAAGCTATGCTTACTCATCCGGATAAACACCCCGATGATCCTGAAGCCCAGGCGAAATTTCAAGCTATCGGCCAAGCATACCAAGTCTTAAGCGATCCCGAGCTTCGCTCGCGCTACGACGAGTTTGGAAAGGAGGACGCGGTGCCCCAACAAGGGTTCGAGGACGCCGCCGAGTTCTTCTCTACGATATTCGGGGGCGATGCCTTCCAGGACTGGATAGGCGACTTTGCGTTCCTTAAGAATCTTACAAAGGGAGCTGAAATCATGGGCGAGGACGGCGAAGAAGCAGGTACAGCTGCGGAAAACTCCGAGGATCCCTCCAAAGACGTTGTCCAGCATGATGGCAAAACTGCCAAGCCCAAAAGCTCAGACAACAAGCTAACCAAAGAGCAGCGCGCCAAGCTGGTTGAGATGGAGAACGAGAGGCGCGccgaaaagaaaaagcaagTCGAGGACCTAGTACGCAAGCTTGAAACAAGAATTGAGCAATACGTTGCGGCTGTCCAAAACAAACATTTGGATGAGTTTGATGCAAAACTGAATCAAGAAATCGAGGACCTCAAGCTTGAGAGTTTTGGGCTGGAGCTTTTGCAGCTGATCGCCAAAGTATACAAGACCAAGGCCAACAACTTTCTGGCGTCGCAGAAGACCTATGGCTtcagcaagctcttcacaGGTGTTCGCgacaaaacaaaaaccGCAAAGTCGGCTTGGGGCATATTATCGTCGGCCATGGACGCTCAGTCTGCCATGAAGGAGCTCGAGAAACTTGACGTTGAAACCATGGATGAATACGAGAGAGCGGAGGTCGAAAAGCTAATAACAGGAAAGGTCTTGGGCACGGCATGGGTCATGTCGAAGTTCGAGGCTCAGGGCAAATTGAAAGACGTCTGCGACAAAATTTTAGGAGACAAGAACGTGCCATCTAAGCAGCGGGTTGTCAAGGCTAAGGCACTTCTCTACATGGCAAACAAATTTGCTTCGGCGCAAAGATCACCGGATGAAGCTGAGGATGCTCGCGTATTTGAAGAATTGATCTTTGACGCTCAaggcaagaaaaagaaggccgATCACAAGCGTAAGGATAGCACGGTCAAAGCTTGA
- the APQ12 gene encoding Apq12p (conserved hypothetical protein): MEPKYEQVQAAISWFASYVLRTLAWILPLTYRFAQSHPTITNILGYMLSAYILWKVVCHLWAIIKKLLLVAAVLFSVLLWYRGLHQVLSVDAPILLEYLRNDSYLRDRWSQAVRAMNPTYLGIYSPFLLGQHLQELRNRSLRFLASASN; the protein is encoded by the coding sequence ATGGAACCGAAATACGAACAGGTGCAAGCTGCGATCTCATGGTTTGCGTCTTACGTTCTCCGCACGCTCGCATGGATTCTCCCTCTGACCTATCGGTTTGCGCAGTCGCATCCCACTATCACAAACATACTAGGCTACATGCTTTCCGCATACATCTTGTGGAAAGTTGTATGCCACCTGTGGGCTataatcaaaaagctgctgctcgtGGCGGCGGTGCTTTTCTCCGTGCTCCTGTGGTATAGAGGCTTGCATCAGGTACTGTCCGTGGACGCGCCTATTCTCCTCGAATACCTCCGCAACGACTCGTACCTCCGAGACCGGTGGTCTCAAGCAGTGCGGGCGATGAACCCTACCTACCTGGGAATTTACTCACCCTTCTTACTAGGACAACATCTTCAAGAGCTACGTAATCGCAGCTTACGATTTCTGGCCAGCGCCTCTAATTGA
- the ISD11 gene encoding Isd11p (similar to uniprot|Q6Q560 Saccharomyces cerevisiae YER048W-A): MSASPGPSRAQVLALYKQFIKNANGFNNYNYREYFLRKARTTFRKNRALEDPATISAAWDTALKDLGVLKRQSVISQMYTFDKQVVEPLDPKHHSRG; this comes from the coding sequence ATGTCCGCTTCTCCAGGGCCTTCGCGTGCTCAAGTTTTGGCGCTTTACAagcagttcatcaaaaatgcaaaTGGTTTCAATAACTACAACTACCGCGAGTATTTCTTGCGCAAGGCCAGAACAACTTTCAGAAAAAACAGAGCTCTAGAGGACCCAGCTACCATCAGTGCTGCGTGGGACACTGCGCTCAAAGACCTGGGCGTACTTAAAAGACAGTCCGTCATTTCGCAGATGTACACTTTCGACAAGCAGGTGGTGGAGCCTTTGGATCCAAAGCACCACTCGAGGGGTTGA
- the TPA1 gene encoding oxidative DNA demethylase (similar to uniprot|P40032 Saccharomyces cerevisiae YER049W Hypothetical ORF) — MKRNSAPSGDQQPKKQPTNEVGKVKSLFNAKIWDPKFQKDLRQEIHDSKPYNWGTIRDLVDDDLLRAVRKEVETQIHFTKKETDIYKVNQSGDLANLSGLDWEDLSRLPNLCKLREILYSEVYRDVISYVTGAGKLSGSKMDMSINTYTKGCHLLTHDDVIGSRRVSFILYLPDPNTRWKDHYGGGLRLFPSIVANVPHSDHSAKLVPQFNQIAFFQVQPGFSFHDVEEVRVNRHRLSIQGWYHIPQEGEKGYIPGEEEEWVKTNTSTLAQLESNVLQDYEFPKGERDVLPPHQIKHFENLLHNQPANQEAENEATEQPLPDMRFLTKEEMKFLSSFVSPEYLTPEGISRLQTQFLEKSHLQIEDFLNDERSDLLKKLIKRDEFEKDCPYESVNVERPWKTAMPPHKWRYLYIDGKSHENFRNEQDILDNLNNEERPNYVLLKQTLDKSKHDTETELITVAEFLQSTAFKKYLALVTLLSPISEQVLIRRFRPGKDFTLATQLNKNALLKDVEGLVDAVLEGTLCLTPSNGWESGEVGGYELYMDNQEESENMDKDIEDAAVYKSDDTGDAVLINKPPSWNSLNLVLRDESVLQFIKYVSWSAKSSRWDITAQWDVKAVDGDDK, encoded by the coding sequence ATGAAGAGGAATTCTGCGCCATCGGGAGATCAACAACCCAAGAAACAGCCTACAAATGAGGTGGGGAAAGTCAAGTCTCTTTTCAACGCCAAGATTTGGGATCCCAAGTTCCAGAAGGACCTAAGACAGGAGATCCACGACTCCAAGCCTTACAATTGGGGTACTATCCGCGATCTGGTCGACGATGACCTTCTGCGCGCCGTGAGGAAAGAGGTTGAAACACAAATCCATTTTACGAAGAAGGAGACAGACATTTACAAAGTCAACCAGAGTGGAGATTTGGCCAACCTTTCGGGTCTAGACTGGGAGGATCTTTCGCGTCTGCCCAACCTGTGCAAGCTGCGTGAGATCTTGTACTCTGAAGTGTATCGGGACGTGATTTCGTACGTCACTGGCGCGGGTAAATTATCTGGCTCCAAGATGGACATGTCTATCAACACCTACACAAAGGGCTGCCACCTTCTAACGCATGACGATGTGATTGGCTCTAGAAGAGTCAGTTTCATCTTGTATCTCCCAGATCCTAACACGCGTTGGAAGGACCACTACGGTGGAGGGCTGCGTCTCTTCCCAAGCATCGTTGCGAACGTGCCACACAGTGACCACAGCGCCAAGCTGGTCCCTCAATTCAATCAAATCGCATTCTTCCAAGTGCAGCCtggcttttctttccaCGATGTCGAAGAGGTTCGCGTAAACAGACATCGTCTGTCGATTCAGGGCTGGTACCATATCCCACAAGAGGGCGAAAAAGGCTACATCCCAggagaagaggaggaaTGGGTTAAAACAAACACAAGTACGCTAGCACAATTGGAGTCTAACGTGTTGCAAGATTACGAGTTCCCCAAGGGAGAGAGAGATGTTTTGCCGCCTCATCAGAtaaaacattttgaaaatctccTGCATAACCAGCCTGCcaaccaagaagctgagaaTGAAGCCACTGAGCAGCCATTGCCCGACATGAGGTTCCTGACCAAGGAAGAAATGAAGTTCCTGTCGAGCTTTGTGAGCCCTGAATATCTGACACCTGAAGGCATCTCAAGACTCCAGacacagtttcttgaaaagtcGCATCTCCAGATTGAAGACTTCCTTAACGATGAGAGATCAGACCTTCTGAAAAAACTGATCAAGAGAGATGAGTTTGAGAAGGATTGCCCATACGAAAGCGTTAACGTTGAGAGACCATGGAAAACCGCAATGCCGCCTCATAAGTGGAGATACCTGTACATTGATGGTAAGTCTCATGAGAACTTCCGCAATGAACAAGACATCCTCGATAATCTGAACAATGAAGAGAGGCCAAATTATGTCCTTCTCAAGCAAACCTTAGACAAGTCGAAGCATGACACAGAAACGGAACTAATAACTGTTGCAGAATTTCTACAAAGCActgctttcaagaaatatcTTGCTTTGGTCACTCTCCTATCGCCAATAAGTGAACAGGTCCTAATTAGACGTTTCCGCCCCGGAAAAGATTTTACGTTGGCCAcccagctcaacaaaaatgcGTTATTAAAGGATGTCGAGGGGCTTGTTGATGCAGTCCTCGAGGGGACTCTGTGCCTGACCCCAAGCAATGGATGGGAATCCGGGGAAGTCGGCGGTTACGAATTGTATATGGACAACCAAGAAGAGAGCGAAAACATGGAcaaagacattgaagaCGCAGCTGTCTACAAGAGCGATGATACAGGGGACGCTGTGTTGATCAACAAGCCACCTAGCTGGAACTCCTTGAACCTTGTTCTGAGAGATGAAAGTGTTTTACAATTCATCAAGTATGTAAGTTGGTCCGCAAAGTCCAGTCGCTGGGACATCACTGCGCAGTGGGACGTCAAGGCTGTAGACGGTGACGACAAATGA
- the GVP36 gene encoding Gvp36p (similar to uniprot|P40531 Saccharomyces cerevisiae YIL041W GVP36 Golgi-vesicle protein of unknown function green fluorescent protein (GFP)-fusion protein localizes to the cytoplasm): MSFNNFADSVNKKLQELSSQVSQRAQDAQLDKKFRDLSSAVSQRTQDLTTQLPSFAQSTQRLVQEKLGQVTDISQLPQEYVELENKIDRVRLVYENFLKVTQVYENESYDYPNNVRDSVNEFSSVVAGKLHDLSRATSTNEAQSVLIAPGPHKDPKTLNYALSKVALTSSEYLNKSVGGDDSEVSNALLKYSDVQAKVAQARLQQDTLIQTRFNKKLRDILANDLNEAQKARKNVEHKRLQYDIARSNLANAKPEKEASLRVQMESLEDEFAQATDDAVVVMQKVAGSSELLKELRELVAAQADYHKQSYELLSEFLPQLESA; encoded by the coding sequence ATgtctttcaacaactttgCTGACTCggtcaacaagaagcttcagGAGTTGTCAAGCcaagtttctcaaagagCCCAGGATGCGCAGCTggacaagaagttcagGGACTTGTCGTCCGCTGTCTCGCAGAGGACTCAGGACCTGACTACCCAGCTTCCATCGTTCGCGCAATCTACCCAGCGTTTAGTGCAAGAGAAGCTCGGGCAGGTCACTGACATTTCGCAATTACCCCAAGAATATGTTGAattggaaaacaaaatcgACAGGGTGAGACTTGTTTAcgagaacttcttgaaagtcaCGCAGGTGTACGAAAACGAAAGCTACGACTACCCTAACAACGTCAGAGACTCGGTCAATGAGTTTTCTAGCGTCGTGGCTGGAAAGCTGCACGACTTGTCCCGCGCCACATCCACCAACGAAGCACAGTCCGTGCTGATCGCACCCGGCCCTCACAAGGACCCCAAGACCCTTAACTATGCGTTGAGTAAGGTCGCATTAACGTCTAGTGAGTACCTTAACAAGTCCGTTGGCGGCGATGACTCTGAAGTCTCCAACGCTCTCCTAAAGTACAGCGACGTTCAGGCCAAGGTTGCTCAAGCAAGGTTGCAGCAGGACACTTTGATCCAGACAAGgttcaacaagaaattgaggGACATCCTGGCCAACGATTTGAACGAGGCCCAGAAGGCCCGCAAAAACGTTGAACACAAGAGACTGCAATACGACATTGCGCGTTCCAACCTCGCGAATGCGAAGCCTGAAAAGGAGGCTTCCTTGAGAGTTCAAATGGAGTCTCTAGAGGATGAGTTCGCTCAAGCTACTGACGATGCTGTCGTCGTCATGCAAAAGGTGGCTGGATCCTCCGAGCTTCTGAAGGAGCTTCGTGAGCTCGTGGCTGCCCAGGCAGACTACCACAAGCAATCGTATGAGCTTTTATCGGAATTCTTACCTCAGCTTGAATCAGCTTAG